The following are from one region of the Desulfurispira natronophila genome:
- a CDS encoding methyl-accepting chemotaxis protein: MQWFHNLTFRARILTLTIILTLGIIWIGAMGYWGIDQLEDGIANTGDTRIPTLIALSTLNGERMAIRAQTQSVFQYETQSDAQQHFRAILDERQESWRTIDEQWQVLEETPRQSEAGRQAWSELQRQYRDWREIYVELDAVIVEMATSRNSSQQAALFERYREVVDRMVPISDRMGATMQSMVGNNMAVTRSQIDEAMSLGISLERGIAVAVLWTVLISSLIAWFIIRSSNKLLVAAIRAISEGNTQVVSASDQIASAASSLAEGASQQANSVEEVTATSEEATSLNNQNAEHIREADQLAAKATTAASHGYDKIQQLMTSMEEVSASSERISHIIKTIDDIAFQTNLLALNAAVEAARAGEHGLGFAVVAEEVKGLAQRSANAARETADIIESTISQIKEGNQVASETNDAFDEIRQQIKKTSQLIGEITVSVKEQSDGMNQISSAMSQIDKVTQQNAANSEQAAAAAQQLNAQAINMLQSVASVARFAGYSMENQGGHSRSKGQLARSTSETRMLAPAREAHSNSRQLRKGAQDKQNNRNQAFRLEDDDLREF, encoded by the coding sequence ATGCAGTGGTTTCACAACCTTACTTTCCGCGCCCGCATACTGACACTTACTATTATCCTGACTTTAGGCATCATCTGGATCGGTGCCATGGGTTATTGGGGTATCGACCAGTTAGAGGACGGTATTGCCAACACTGGTGATACCCGTATCCCCACGCTCATTGCCCTGAGCACCCTGAATGGCGAACGCATGGCCATTCGCGCCCAAACCCAGTCGGTATTTCAATATGAAACCCAGTCCGATGCCCAGCAACATTTCCGTGCTATTCTTGACGAAAGACAAGAGTCATGGAGAACTATAGACGAGCAGTGGCAAGTGCTGGAAGAAACCCCCAGGCAGTCTGAGGCGGGCCGACAGGCCTGGAGTGAACTCCAGCGCCAGTACCGGGACTGGCGAGAGATTTATGTTGAGTTGGATGCCGTTATTGTTGAAATGGCCACCAGTCGCAACAGCAGTCAGCAAGCAGCCCTTTTTGAGCGCTACCGGGAGGTTGTGGATCGTATGGTGCCCATTTCCGATCGCATGGGCGCTACCATGCAAAGCATGGTGGGCAATAATATGGCCGTCACCCGCAGCCAGATAGACGAAGCCATGTCCCTGGGAATTTCCCTTGAACGGGGCATTGCCGTGGCGGTGCTCTGGACTGTACTGATTTCCAGCCTTATTGCCTGGTTTATTATACGCTCTTCCAACAAGCTGCTGGTAGCTGCCATTCGGGCTATATCTGAAGGCAACACCCAGGTCGTCAGCGCATCAGATCAAATTGCATCGGCGGCCAGCTCCCTCGCAGAAGGGGCCTCGCAACAGGCCAACAGTGTCGAGGAAGTAACAGCCACCAGCGAGGAAGCCACATCCCTGAACAACCAGAATGCTGAACATATTCGAGAAGCTGACCAGCTGGCTGCCAAAGCTACCACTGCCGCCAGCCATGGTTACGACAAGATCCAGCAGCTTATGACTTCCATGGAAGAGGTCAGTGCCTCGTCTGAACGTATTTCTCATATCATCAAGACCATCGATGACATTGCCTTCCAGACCAACCTGCTGGCTCTCAATGCCGCCGTCGAAGCTGCTCGGGCCGGTGAACACGGTCTTGGTTTTGCCGTGGTGGCGGAAGAGGTAAAGGGCCTGGCTCAGCGAAGTGCCAACGCTGCTCGTGAAACCGCTGATATTATTGAGAGTACCATTAGTCAGATCAAAGAAGGCAACCAAGTGGCTAGTGAAACCAACGACGCTTTTGATGAAATACGACAACAGATCAAGAAAACCTCACAGCTTATTGGTGAAATCACCGTATCCGTCAAAGAGCAGTCCGACGGCATGAACCAAATTTCAAGTGCCATGAGCCAGATAGACAAGGTAACCCAGCAGAATGCCGCCAACTCGGAGCAGGCTGCAGCTGCCGCACAACAACTTAATGCTCAGGCGATAAACATGCTGCAAAGTGTTGCCAGTGTTGCCCGCTTTGCTGGCTACTCCATGGAAAACCAGGGGGGCCACTCAAGATCCAAAGGGCAGCTCGCCCGTTCCACGAGCGAGACCCGCATGCTGGCACCGGCCCGTGAAGCTCATTCCAACTCCCGACAGCTGCGAAAAGGGGC
- a CDS encoding chemotaxis protein CheW: protein MSKEQQSVASSHRSRYLIFHLEEEVFAVDIMSVREIIAMMKTTPIPKTPRYIKGVMNLRGNIIPVIDLRLKFHMPEKEPEMDTAIIILQVGDADIGFIVDQVEEVATIGDEQLSDAPSFGTKVDTEFIHKIARFNDRVVMILDVDKAFNLDELKDLETLAKTS, encoded by the coding sequence ATGAGCAAAGAACAGCAAAGTGTCGCCTCATCCCACCGCAGTCGCTATCTGATTTTCCATCTGGAAGAAGAGGTTTTCGCCGTTGATATCATGAGCGTGCGGGAAATCATCGCCATGATGAAAACCACCCCTATTCCCAAGACGCCCCGCTACATCAAGGGGGTCATGAATCTACGTGGCAATATTATTCCTGTCATCGACTTGCGCCTTAAGTTTCATATGCCGGAAAAAGAGCCGGAAATGGATACCGCCATCATTATTTTGCAGGTTGGAGACGCTGATATCGGATTTATCGTTGACCAGGTGGAGGAAGTGGCCACTATTGGTGATGAACAACTTTCCGATGCCCCCTCTTTTGGCACCAAGGTTGACACGGAGTTTATTCATAAAATTGCCCGCTTTAACGATCGGGTGGTAATGATTCTGGACGTGGACAAGGCCTTTAACCTCGATGAACTCAAAGACCTCGAAACACTCGCTAAAACCTCCTGA
- a CDS encoding response regulator yields the protein MAKNVILVDDSRTILASAELAVEELVDAGLIEFITYSNPQQLLDDLFAENISYDLLISDINMPQVSGLEVSAKLKQDPRFKSKPILILTTESSAQMKEKGKAIGVTGWMVKPFSDQKLVKSIKLVLGL from the coding sequence ATGGCCAAAAACGTAATCCTCGTTGACGATTCTCGCACCATACTCGCCTCGGCGGAGTTGGCAGTGGAAGAACTGGTCGATGCGGGACTGATAGAGTTTATTACCTACAGCAACCCTCAGCAACTGCTTGATGATCTTTTCGCAGAAAATATCAGCTACGACCTGTTGATATCCGACATCAACATGCCCCAGGTCAGTGGCCTGGAGGTTTCCGCCAAACTCAAACAGGACCCCCGCTTCAAAAGCAAACCCATTCTGATCCTTACTACCGAAAGCTCTGCCCAGATGAAGGAAAAGGGCAAGGCTATCGGTGTTACTGGCTGGATGGTCAAGCCCTTTAGCGATCAGAAGCTTGTTAAATCAATAAAACTCGTACTGGGGTTATAA
- the mutS gene encoding DNA mismatch repair protein MutS: MSDSNLTPMMRQYHDIKSQYTDAMLFFRMGDFYELFGDDAVTASKVLSIALTSRDKGEKRTPMAGIPHHALDGYLHKLVAAGHKAVICDQLEDPRQAKGIVKRGVTRVITPSTVLNDQAIDPSRHNYLAALCAEGDEVAIVLWDLSTASVKVIASSCDRYRDDLARYPVAECIAAEEFFSPIAELTESPAEIPGHFDHFPPAQSRALALARHYLSTTQFRTIEPTEIERITDQPLLLMDHSTCRNLELLTNMNGGNDHTLLWVLDRTQTAMGGRLLRDWIRHPLFDRHSIERRLEAVELLVGNYALTGTLRDILKGICDLERTINRIALEQHRPRDLVNLRQSLHQVMQLREHGEFLQEAPLLSELFASLADFQELIDYLAHAISDEPSATIKGGQVIRNGFDETLDRLRGARGNARDQILHMEADEKSQTGIPSLKIRYNKVFGYYIEVPKTHQHRVPQHYIRKQTLVNAERFVTEPIKELESLILEAEEQLQPHEEMLYSQVCSYALQWMELIVSSARAVAQVDVLSCFAQISVGSHYNRPHIDDDTRLEFSELRHPVIECIQSEPFIANDLQLDTKQQQLMIITGPNMAGKSTYMRQSALAVIMAQMGCFVPATKAHIGLCDRIFTRVGASDNLAEGKSTFMVEMSETAFILQHATRHSLIVIDEVGRGTSTFDGISIAWSVAEHLSGQGPIGARTLFATHFHELTDLEQEVEGVFNCHILISEKQGQLHFLRKVAPGCAPKSYGIEVARLAQLPQSVIERAYEILSNLEAREYSAEGRSAVVHSQDPPYLFGPLDDPAVERLREIDPDCCTPRQALELLYELKQLG, from the coding sequence GTGTCCGACAGCAATCTGACTCCCATGATGCGCCAATATCACGATATAAAGTCCCAGTACACCGACGCCATGCTGTTTTTTCGCATGGGAGACTTCTACGAGCTTTTTGGTGACGATGCCGTTACTGCCTCCAAGGTGCTCAGCATTGCCCTGACCTCCCGTGACAAAGGCGAGAAGCGCACCCCCATGGCTGGCATTCCCCACCACGCCCTGGATGGCTACTTACACAAGCTGGTAGCTGCTGGGCATAAGGCCGTCATTTGCGACCAACTGGAAGATCCCCGCCAGGCCAAGGGGATTGTCAAGCGTGGAGTGACACGAGTCATCACCCCTTCAACCGTGCTTAATGACCAGGCGATAGATCCATCTCGCCACAACTATCTGGCCGCACTTTGTGCGGAAGGTGATGAGGTCGCCATTGTCCTGTGGGACCTCTCCACTGCCAGCGTTAAGGTTATTGCCTCCAGTTGCGATCGCTATCGCGACGATCTGGCCCGCTACCCGGTAGCCGAGTGCATTGCCGCTGAAGAGTTTTTTAGCCCCATAGCGGAGTTGACTGAGAGCCCCGCAGAGATACCAGGGCATTTCGACCACTTCCCCCCGGCCCAGTCACGGGCTCTTGCCCTGGCCAGGCACTACCTGAGCACCACCCAGTTTCGCACTATTGAGCCCACAGAAATTGAGCGAATTACCGATCAACCCCTGTTACTGATGGATCATAGCACCTGCCGCAACCTGGAACTGCTTACGAACATGAATGGGGGGAATGATCACACCCTGCTATGGGTACTGGATCGCACCCAAACCGCCATGGGGGGGCGATTGCTGCGCGACTGGATCCGCCACCCCCTTTTTGATCGCCACAGCATTGAGCGGCGCCTGGAAGCTGTTGAACTATTGGTGGGGAACTACGCCCTGACCGGCACCTTGCGGGATATCCTCAAAGGAATATGCGATCTGGAACGAACCATCAACCGAATTGCCTTGGAGCAGCATCGCCCCAGGGACCTGGTCAATCTGCGCCAGTCACTGCACCAGGTCATGCAACTGCGGGAGCACGGGGAATTTTTGCAGGAAGCGCCTTTACTGAGCGAGCTCTTCGCGTCTCTTGCTGATTTCCAGGAGCTCATTGACTACCTCGCACACGCCATAAGCGATGAGCCTTCCGCCACCATCAAGGGGGGGCAAGTTATTCGCAACGGCTTCGATGAGACCCTGGATCGCTTGCGGGGAGCTCGGGGCAATGCTCGTGACCAGATCCTGCACATGGAAGCTGACGAAAAAAGCCAAACAGGTATTCCCAGCCTGAAAATACGCTACAACAAGGTATTCGGCTACTATATCGAAGTCCCCAAAACACACCAGCACCGTGTCCCACAGCACTATATCCGCAAACAGACGCTGGTCAATGCCGAGCGCTTTGTTACTGAGCCCATCAAGGAGCTGGAGTCCCTTATTTTGGAAGCGGAAGAGCAGCTACAGCCTCATGAGGAAATGCTTTACAGCCAGGTTTGCTCATATGCGCTCCAATGGATGGAGTTAATTGTATCGTCTGCTCGTGCCGTCGCTCAAGTCGATGTTCTCAGTTGCTTTGCCCAGATTAGTGTCGGCAGCCACTACAATCGACCCCACATCGACGATGACACCCGGTTGGAATTTAGCGAACTGCGCCATCCCGTTATCGAGTGCATCCAAAGCGAACCCTTTATTGCCAACGATCTGCAGCTGGACACCAAACAGCAGCAGCTAATGATTATCACCGGCCCTAATATGGCGGGTAAATCCACTTATATGCGCCAAAGCGCATTGGCAGTAATTATGGCCCAAATGGGCTGCTTTGTGCCCGCCACCAAGGCTCACATTGGGCTGTGTGACCGCATATTTACCCGGGTTGGTGCCAGTGACAACCTGGCAGAAGGCAAATCGACTTTCATGGTAGAAATGAGCGAAACCGCCTTTATACTGCAGCACGCCACCCGTCACTCCCTCATCGTGATTGACGAAGTGGGGCGGGGGACCAGTACCTTCGATGGCATATCCATCGCCTGGAGTGTCGCGGAGCACCTCAGTGGACAAGGTCCCATCGGTGCCCGCACTCTTTTTGCCACCCACTTCCACGAGCTCACTGACCTGGAACAGGAGGTAGAGGGGGTGTTCAACTGCCACATTCTTATTTCCGAAAAGCAAGGCCAGTTGCATTTTCTGCGCAAAGTTGCACCAGGCTGCGCCCCCAAGTCCTACGGTATTGAGGTGGCCAGACTAGCCCAGCTCCCTCAGAGCGTCATTGAGCGCGCCTATGAAATACTTTCGAACCTGGAAGCCAGGGAGTACTCTGCCGAAGGACGCAGCGCTGTAGTGCACAGTCAGGACCCACCCTACCTCTTTGGCCCCTTGGACGATCCAGCGGTGGAGCGCCTGCGAGAGATCGACCCCGACTGCTGCACACCCAGGCAGGCTCTGGAGCTTCTTTACGAGCTTAAACAGCTTGGCTAG
- the gyrA gene encoding DNA gyrase subunit A → MSEETLFPEDIQVVDIRREMESAYIDYAMSVIVGRALPDVRDGLKPVHRRVLFAMHELGLANNKSYKKSARVVGDVIGKYHPHGDSAVYDTIVRMEQDFSLRYPLVDGQGNFGSVDGDSAAAMRYTEVRLEKISDEMLKDLEKNTVPFQGNYDDTIFEPRLLPARIPNLLINGSSGIAVGMATNIPPHNLGEVVDGLLHLLQNPEADLMELMQFIKGPDFPTAAFISGKQGILDAYRTGRGRIKIRARAEIEAGRGGRETIIVSEIPYQVNKSKLLEKIAELVKEKRIEGIADLRDESDRDGMRIVIEIKKGEHAESILNRLYKFTAMETTFGIINLALVDNSPQVLPLKNILELFIEHRREIIIARTKFDLAGAIKKAHILEGLKRAIENLDEVIERIRASASGKEAKVDLIERFHFSEEQAQAILDMRLQRLTGLEIEKIVRDYEEVLAVIEDLQDILSSDARVVGIIRDELLEVREKYADPRRSQIVDDLSEIDMEDLIPDLPTVITLTNDGYVKRTPADTYKSQHRGGKGKIGLDIKDGDFVRDIFVCNTHEYLMIFTDRGRVYWIKAYAIPEQARSSRGKAIVNFVELEKDEKISTVFPVREFSDDKFLLFITKNGVAKKTALSEYANIRKKGVNAIKLDDDDELIQVMYTAGNNTIMVTTRFGSCIHFEEEQIRTVSRVSRGVRGISLMNNDYVVSAQTISHEHEPSYMLTITDLGYGKRTAIEEYRLQSRGGKGNLTIKTTTKNGLVVRALQTCDGDEILLLSREGKIIRLAAEHIRITSRNTQGVKLVDLSKDDRIISVAIAKTEDEEA, encoded by the coding sequence GTGAGTGAAGAAACCCTATTCCCCGAAGACATACAGGTTGTTGATATTCGTCGTGAAATGGAGAGCGCTTATATCGACTACGCCATGAGCGTTATTGTCGGCCGCGCCTTGCCCGATGTGCGCGATGGACTTAAACCGGTTCACCGTCGCGTTCTGTTTGCCATGCACGAGCTGGGACTGGCCAATAACAAGTCGTACAAAAAGTCTGCCCGGGTTGTGGGTGACGTTATCGGTAAATATCACCCCCACGGCGACAGTGCGGTATATGACACCATAGTTCGTATGGAACAGGACTTCAGCCTGCGCTACCCTTTGGTTGATGGCCAGGGCAACTTTGGCTCGGTGGATGGTGATAGTGCTGCGGCCATGCGTTACACCGAAGTCCGTCTTGAAAAAATAAGCGACGAGATGCTCAAAGACCTGGAAAAGAACACCGTTCCTTTTCAGGGTAACTACGACGACACTATCTTTGAGCCGCGTCTTTTGCCAGCCCGTATTCCCAATTTGCTGATTAATGGCTCCAGCGGTATTGCTGTAGGTATGGCCACCAATATCCCCCCCCACAACCTCGGGGAGGTGGTAGATGGGCTGCTGCATCTGCTGCAAAATCCCGAAGCTGACCTGATGGAACTCATGCAGTTCATCAAGGGGCCTGACTTTCCTACCGCTGCTTTTATTAGCGGCAAACAAGGGATTCTTGATGCCTATCGCACTGGCCGCGGACGCATCAAGATTCGGGCCCGCGCCGAAATTGAAGCGGGACGAGGTGGACGCGAGACCATTATCGTCAGTGAAATTCCCTACCAGGTCAACAAGTCCAAATTGCTGGAGAAAATAGCCGAACTGGTAAAAGAAAAGCGCATTGAAGGCATAGCGGACCTGCGGGACGAGTCGGACCGCGATGGTATGCGTATTGTCATAGAGATCAAAAAGGGTGAGCATGCTGAAAGTATTCTCAATCGCCTATACAAGTTTACTGCCATGGAGACCACCTTTGGCATAATTAACCTGGCCCTGGTTGACAACTCGCCCCAGGTGCTTCCCCTCAAGAATATCCTGGAACTCTTTATTGAGCATCGCCGGGAAATCATTATCGCCCGCACCAAATTCGACCTGGCGGGTGCCATCAAGAAAGCCCACATTCTGGAGGGGTTGAAGCGGGCCATTGAGAATTTGGATGAAGTTATTGAGCGCATTCGAGCCAGTGCTTCCGGCAAGGAAGCCAAGGTTGACCTTATCGAGCGCTTTCACTTTTCTGAAGAACAGGCCCAGGCCATCCTTGATATGCGCTTGCAACGCCTTACCGGTTTGGAGATAGAGAAGATCGTCCGGGACTATGAAGAAGTTCTGGCTGTTATTGAGGACCTTCAGGATATTCTTTCCAGCGATGCCCGCGTGGTGGGGATCATTCGGGATGAACTGCTGGAGGTACGGGAAAAATATGCTGACCCTCGTCGCTCGCAGATTGTAGATGATCTGAGCGAAATTGACATGGAAGATTTGATCCCCGATCTGCCTACGGTCATCACCCTCACTAATGATGGCTATGTCAAGCGTACTCCTGCCGATACCTACAAGAGCCAGCACCGGGGTGGCAAAGGGAAAATCGGTCTGGATATCAAGGACGGCGATTTTGTGCGGGACATTTTTGTCTGCAACACCCATGAGTATCTCATGATCTTCACTGACCGTGGCCGGGTCTACTGGATCAAGGCCTACGCCATTCCTGAGCAAGCTCGCAGCAGCCGCGGCAAGGCTATAGTCAACTTTGTGGAGTTGGAAAAAGACGAAAAGATCAGTACCGTCTTTCCCGTGCGGGAATTCAGCGATGACAAGTTCCTGCTCTTTATCACCAAAAACGGAGTAGCCAAAAAGACCGCTCTTTCCGAATATGCCAACATTCGCAAAAAAGGCGTGAATGCCATCAAACTCGATGACGATGACGAGCTTATTCAGGTCATGTACACGGCTGGCAATAATACCATTATGGTTACGACACGCTTTGGCTCCTGCATCCATTTCGAAGAAGAGCAGATACGTACCGTCAGTCGGGTGAGCCGTGGTGTGCGGGGTATCTCACTAATGAATAACGACTATGTCGTCAGTGCTCAGACTATATCCCACGAGCACGAGCCTTCCTATATGCTTACGATCACCGATCTTGGCTACGGTAAACGCACGGCAATCGAAGAGTACCGCCTGCAATCACGGGGCGGCAAGGGTAATCTAACTATCAAGACCACCACCAAAAACGGCTTGGTGGTGCGTGCCTTGCAAACCTGCGATGGAGATGAAATTCTCCTGCTCTCCCGGGAAGGCAAGATTATTCGCCTGGCGGCAGAACACATTCGCATTACCAGTCGCAACACACAGGGGGTCAAGCTGGTGGATCTGTCAAAGGATGACCGGATTATCAGTGTCGCCATCGCCAAGACGGAAGATGAAGAGGCATAA
- the mnmE gene encoding tRNA uridine-5-carboxymethylaminomethyl(34) synthesis GTPase MnmE, translating to MTFHDTIAAIATAPGEGAVAIVRISGPEALEVFRHCFRRPGGRGLPHPKPRHLYLGWVQDSQQQVLDQVLGVSMPGPHSFTGEDVVEFHCHGGSLVAGTVLEACLEHCRLAEPGEFSRRAFLAGKLDLTQAQAIIDVIRSKTPEAVRIANDVMQGRLRRTLTDLRQELIAIQSQLEATIEFAEEDIAPESEEHLCQRMEAVLGSVDSLLRGARTGMLMRQGAVVTIVGKPNVGKSSLLNSLCRSERSIVTPIPGTTRDVVEQYVDIQGLPVKLLDTAGLRDSGDTVEQLGMERTRSAIAGADLVLWLLDRSRAAGEEDRRIASLLKDRPCLALMNKSDLPAVMEPEFMAALPADRTLSISLLDDTDVQQVESAIYQQLCGRHHEARSDMLLSRTRQRDSLIRARESLEHAKHTLQQQLGYELVSMDLQHACTYLGEIMGEVVTDDVLDEIFSEFCIGK from the coding sequence GTGACTTTTCATGATACGATTGCAGCTATAGCCACAGCCCCCGGTGAGGGAGCTGTGGCTATAGTGCGTATAAGTGGCCCTGAAGCCTTGGAGGTATTTCGTCACTGCTTTCGTCGTCCCGGAGGGCGGGGATTACCGCATCCGAAACCTCGCCACCTGTATTTGGGCTGGGTGCAAGACTCCCAACAGCAGGTACTGGATCAGGTACTGGGGGTCTCTATGCCAGGACCCCACTCATTCACCGGTGAGGATGTGGTGGAGTTTCACTGTCACGGAGGTAGCCTGGTGGCCGGAACGGTACTGGAGGCTTGCCTGGAGCACTGTCGTTTGGCTGAGCCTGGTGAATTTTCCCGCCGCGCCTTTCTGGCAGGTAAGCTGGATCTGACCCAGGCACAGGCCATAATAGATGTTATTCGATCTAAAACCCCCGAAGCAGTCCGCATTGCCAACGATGTCATGCAGGGCCGACTGCGCCGTACATTGACGGATCTTCGTCAAGAGCTGATAGCCATACAGTCTCAACTGGAAGCAACGATAGAGTTTGCTGAAGAGGATATTGCTCCTGAGAGTGAAGAGCACCTTTGCCAAAGAATGGAAGCGGTGCTGGGGAGCGTTGATTCCCTGCTGCGGGGCGCACGCACCGGCATGCTGATGCGCCAGGGGGCAGTGGTAACCATTGTGGGCAAACCCAACGTGGGCAAATCCAGTCTGCTTAATTCCCTGTGTCGCAGTGAACGCTCAATCGTCACTCCTATTCCGGGTACGACCCGGGATGTGGTGGAGCAGTATGTGGACATACAGGGGTTGCCGGTAAAACTGCTGGATACCGCCGGACTGCGGGACTCCGGTGATACAGTAGAGCAGCTCGGTATGGAGCGCACTCGCAGTGCCATAGCCGGTGCCGACCTGGTTCTGTGGCTGCTGGATCGCTCGCGGGCAGCGGGCGAGGAGGACCGACGCATTGCCAGCCTGCTGAAGGATCGCCCCTGCCTGGCACTCATGAACAAAAGTGACTTGCCTGCGGTTATGGAACCTGAGTTTATGGCTGCCCTCCCGGCGGATCGAACTCTCTCTATCAGTTTACTGGATGACACTGATGTGCAGCAGGTAGAGTCAGCCATATATCAGCAGCTATGCGGCCGTCATCATGAAGCCCGCAGCGATATGCTCCTCAGTCGAACACGCCAGCGGGACAGTTTGATCCGTGCCCGGGAGTCTCTAGAGCATGCAAAACACACCTTGCAACAGCAGCTTGGTTACGAGCTGGTGAGCATGGATCTGCAACACGCCTGTACCTACCTGGGCGAAATTATGGGTGAGGTGGTTACAGATGATGTTTTGGATGAGATATTCAGCGAGTTCTGCATAGGTAAGTAA
- a CDS encoding NAD(P)/FAD-dependent oxidoreductase yields the protein MSETKTYDVIIAGLGPAGESAAIYTARKNLSTLIVTYDSGGQLTKTFDVENYLGTPYSTGIDMAITFEEHVRKYPNVEIEMMHEVVRIEDHGEFKKLVTAEGREFCGRVAIIATGAKPKTVGMAREEEFSGKGLTYCTTCDGPLYRNKVVTIIGGGTSGVEAALEMVKIASRVNLIVRSELRGEPILMDRLREVEVQVYENHIPTEVLGGDYATGLRIRHKTSGETTDVETDGVFVEIGRSPNAAIFDGQLVLNEGGEIVINPYNETSMPGVFAAGDVTDVKYKQIVIAAGEGAKAALRAAEYLIKQG from the coding sequence ATGAGCGAAACAAAAACTTACGACGTTATTATTGCCGGGCTGGGGCCCGCAGGTGAAAGCGCAGCTATTTACACGGCACGCAAGAACCTCTCCACCCTTATTGTAACCTATGATTCTGGTGGGCAACTTACCAAAACCTTTGATGTAGAAAATTATCTGGGTACCCCCTACAGCACGGGGATTGACATGGCCATCACTTTCGAAGAGCACGTGCGCAAATATCCCAATGTTGAAATAGAGATGATGCACGAGGTGGTGCGCATTGAGGATCACGGTGAATTTAAAAAACTGGTGACTGCCGAGGGAAGGGAGTTCTGTGGCCGCGTGGCTATCATTGCTACTGGCGCTAAACCAAAGACTGTGGGAATGGCTCGCGAAGAGGAGTTCAGCGGCAAGGGATTGACTTATTGCACCACTTGCGACGGTCCCCTTTATCGAAACAAGGTGGTTACCATTATTGGTGGGGGAACCTCCGGGGTAGAAGCAGCGCTGGAGATGGTTAAAATTGCCTCTCGGGTCAACCTGATTGTGCGCAGTGAACTGCGGGGTGAGCCTATTCTCATGGATCGCCTCAGGGAAGTGGAAGTTCAGGTGTATGAAAATCATATACCGACTGAGGTTCTGGGAGGTGACTACGCTACTGGTCTGCGAATTCGCCATAAAACCAGTGGAGAAACGACGGATGTGGAAACCGACGGAGTCTTCGTGGAAATTGGACGCTCCCCCAATGCAGCCATTTTCGACGGGCAGCTGGTGCTGAACGAAGGGGGAGAAATTGTCATTAACCCCTATAATGAAACATCCATGCCAGGAGTATTTGCTGCCGGCGATGTCACCGACGTGAAGTACAAGCAGATCGTTATTGCTGCCGGTGAAGGAGCCAAGGCGGCACTAAGGGCTGCGGAGTACCTGATCAAACAGGGCTAA